A stretch of Dermochelys coriacea isolate rDerCor1 chromosome 6, rDerCor1.pri.v4, whole genome shotgun sequence DNA encodes these proteins:
- the THOC6 gene encoding THO complex subunit 6 homolog isoform X2, which produces MAPGERDAQRALQLLHVTVFSQSVSPCGKYLAAGNNYGEIAIFSLSAALSSEAKEESKKPLVSFTAHDGPVYAMVSTERQLLSSGNGELRAWNWSDIVKKGCKEAWSRRPPYRSSLEVPEINSLQLNPKDNSLLLAGGDCAVHAMDLESGTFTEFRGHSDYVHCLALRDHSQECLSGSEDGTVRMWDLRTGAQVQLIEVHKYEECSRPQLGKWIRCLATDCDWMVCGGGPALTLWHLRSVTPTTVFPLPHCQQHVMFYQDLILSAGHSPAINHLQISGEIRAQIPCTPRSIHSLCVNERSPEHKVLTAAGSSHKVDVFTNFSYRAFSLCFA; this is translated from the exons ATGGCACCTGGGGAG aGGGATGCCCAGCGCGCGCTGCAGCTGCTGCACGTGACCGTCTTCTCCCAGAGCGTCTCGCCCTGCGGCAAGTACCTGGCAGCTGGGAACAACTATGGGGAGATCGCCATCTTCAG cctctcggCCGCGCTGAGCTCTGAAGCCAAGGAGGAGAGCAAGAAGCCGCTGGTGTCCTTCACAG CCCACGACGGGCCGGTCTACGCCATGGTCTCCACCGAGCGGCAGCTGCTGAGCTCCGGCAACGGCGAGCTCAGGGCCTGGAACTGGAGCGACATCGTCAAAAAG GGGTGTAAGGAAGCCTGGAGCCGCAGACCCCCGTACAG GAGCAGCCTGGAGGTGCCCGAGATCAACAGCCTGCAGCTGAACCCCAAG GATAACAGCCTCCTGCTGGCCGGGGGTGACTGCGCCGTGCATGCCATGGATCTGGAGTCCGGCACCTTCACT GAGTTCCGGGGGCATAGCGACTACGTGCACTGCCTGGCGCTGCGGGACCACTCCCAGGAGTGCCTGTCGGGCAGCGAGGACGGCACCGTGCGTATGTGGG ATCTACGCACCGGGGCACAGGTCCAGCTCATCGAAGTGCACAAATACGAG GAATGCAGCCGGCCCCAGCTCGGGAAGTGGATCCGTTGCCTGGCAACAGACTGTGACTGGATG GTGTGCGGGGGCGGCCCGGCGCTCACCCTTTGGCACTTGCGCTCCGTGACCCCCACCACggtcttccccctgccccactgccagCAGCACGTCAtgttctaccaggacctg atcCTCTCCGCAGGGCACAGCCCGGCCATCAACCACCTGCAGATCAGCGGGGAAATCAGGGCTCAGATCCCCTGCACGCCCCGCTCCATCCACTCGCTCTGCGTCAACGAGCGCTCCCCTGAGCACAAG GTGCTGACGGCCGCCGGAAGCAGCCACAAAGTCGATGTCTTCACCAACTTCAGCTACCGGGCCTTCTCCCTCTGCTTCGCTTAG
- the THOC6 gene encoding THO complex subunit 6 homolog isoform X1, whose protein sequence is MAPGERDAQRALQLLHVTVFSQSVSPCGKYLAAGNNYGEIAIFSLSAALSSEAKEESKKPLVSFTAHDGPVYAMVSTERQLLSSGNGELRAWNWSDIVKKGCKEAWSRRPPYRSSLEVPEINSLQLNPKDNSLLLAGGDCAVHAMDLESGTFTQEFRGHSDYVHCLALRDHSQECLSGSEDGTVRMWDLRTGAQVQLIEVHKYEECSRPQLGKWIRCLATDCDWMVCGGGPALTLWHLRSVTPTTVFPLPHCQQHVMFYQDLILSAGHSPAINHLQISGEIRAQIPCTPRSIHSLCVNERSPEHKVLTAAGSSHKVDVFTNFSYRAFSLCFA, encoded by the exons ATGGCACCTGGGGAG aGGGATGCCCAGCGCGCGCTGCAGCTGCTGCACGTGACCGTCTTCTCCCAGAGCGTCTCGCCCTGCGGCAAGTACCTGGCAGCTGGGAACAACTATGGGGAGATCGCCATCTTCAG cctctcggCCGCGCTGAGCTCTGAAGCCAAGGAGGAGAGCAAGAAGCCGCTGGTGTCCTTCACAG CCCACGACGGGCCGGTCTACGCCATGGTCTCCACCGAGCGGCAGCTGCTGAGCTCCGGCAACGGCGAGCTCAGGGCCTGGAACTGGAGCGACATCGTCAAAAAG GGGTGTAAGGAAGCCTGGAGCCGCAGACCCCCGTACAG GAGCAGCCTGGAGGTGCCCGAGATCAACAGCCTGCAGCTGAACCCCAAG GATAACAGCCTCCTGCTGGCCGGGGGTGACTGCGCCGTGCATGCCATGGATCTGGAGTCCGGCACCTTCACT CAGGAGTTCCGGGGGCATAGCGACTACGTGCACTGCCTGGCGCTGCGGGACCACTCCCAGGAGTGCCTGTCGGGCAGCGAGGACGGCACCGTGCGTATGTGGG ATCTACGCACCGGGGCACAGGTCCAGCTCATCGAAGTGCACAAATACGAG GAATGCAGCCGGCCCCAGCTCGGGAAGTGGATCCGTTGCCTGGCAACAGACTGTGACTGGATG GTGTGCGGGGGCGGCCCGGCGCTCACCCTTTGGCACTTGCGCTCCGTGACCCCCACCACggtcttccccctgccccactgccagCAGCACGTCAtgttctaccaggacctg atcCTCTCCGCAGGGCACAGCCCGGCCATCAACCACCTGCAGATCAGCGGGGAAATCAGGGCTCAGATCCCCTGCACGCCCCGCTCCATCCACTCGCTCTGCGTCAACGAGCGCTCCCCTGAGCACAAG GTGCTGACGGCCGCCGGAAGCAGCCACAAAGTCGATGTCTTCACCAACTTCAGCTACCGGGCCTTCTCCCTCTGCTTCGCTTAG